From the genome of Devriesea agamarum, one region includes:
- a CDS encoding DASS family sodium-coupled anion symporter, giving the protein MSKKSTFAVNWVMVIKVVVILAVTIAIFFIPPQGVNPRGMHMLAIFIGTILGLILQPLPTASVSLIGLAAAMVTGTMHVKGEALSGFSNSSVWLIVAAFFIAEGFLVTGLGRRIALLFIRVLGRSTLGLAYGMALTDLVLAPATPSNTARAGGVVYPIIASLSREQGSTPESDESRRRVGSYLSMTAVQVNAVTAAMFVTAMAGNPIAKAAAAKAGIDISWGTWTLAALVPGLVLIGLVPLVMRWIYKPTLLKTPDAPRVAREELVKLGRMSGGEWVMAGTFVLLLVLWIFSAQLHIAATASAFLGIGILLITRVLSWRNLAANASAWSTLIFFAVLVGMANQLNKLGVIGWLGRTVAASIHGLPWMLAFAILCIVYFYAHYLFASNTAQIVAMYAVFLSAAVAVGTPALFAALIFGFIGNLFGGLTHYASGPAGVIYGSGFVKTTEWFRVGFLMSIVFIAVWAVVGGLWMKLLGMW; this is encoded by the coding sequence ATGTCTAAGAAATCGACATTCGCAGTTAACTGGGTGATGGTGATCAAGGTTGTGGTGATACTTGCCGTAACGATCGCTATATTCTTTATTCCGCCGCAGGGGGTTAATCCACGCGGAATGCATATGCTGGCCATTTTTATTGGAACGATCCTTGGTCTCATTTTGCAGCCGCTACCGACAGCGTCGGTGTCACTGATCGGGCTGGCAGCAGCGATGGTGACCGGCACCATGCACGTGAAAGGTGAAGCGCTATCCGGCTTCAGCAATTCATCAGTGTGGTTAATTGTGGCCGCATTCTTTATTGCGGAGGGATTCTTGGTCACCGGGTTGGGTCGACGAATCGCTCTGCTGTTCATTAGAGTGCTCGGTCGCTCCACGCTCGGGCTCGCCTACGGAATGGCCCTCACCGATCTTGTGCTTGCACCGGCAACCCCGTCGAATACGGCCCGCGCAGGCGGGGTGGTGTACCCAATCATCGCATCGCTCAGTCGTGAACAGGGCTCAACCCCCGAATCTGACGAGTCGCGGCGGCGAGTCGGCTCCTACCTTTCGATGACCGCGGTGCAAGTCAATGCAGTCACCGCGGCAATGTTCGTGACGGCTATGGCAGGGAACCCTATTGCCAAAGCCGCTGCGGCAAAAGCCGGAATTGATATTTCGTGGGGAACCTGGACTTTAGCCGCGCTCGTCCCCGGATTAGTGCTCATTGGTTTGGTTCCGTTGGTGATGCGATGGATCTATAAACCGACTCTTCTGAAAACTCCCGATGCGCCTCGAGTTGCTCGTGAGGAACTAGTAAAACTCGGTCGGATGAGCGGGGGAGAATGGGTGATGGCCGGAACTTTTGTGCTGCTACTCGTGCTATGGATTTTCTCGGCTCAGTTGCATATCGCGGCCACCGCATCGGCATTTCTCGGAATCGGTATTTTGCTGATAACCAGGGTTCTCAGCTGGAGGAATCTAGCTGCCAACGCCTCGGCCTGGAGCACACTTATATTTTTTGCGGTTCTCGTGGGCATGGCCAACCAACTCAATAAACTGGGCGTGATCGGATGGCTGGGACGCACCGTGGCAGCATCCATTCACGGTCTACCATGGATGCTTGCCTTCGCCATCTTGTGCATTGTGTACTTCTACGCGCACTACCTCTTCGCCTCGAATACCGCCCAGATCGTTGCGATGTACGCAGTTTTCCTCAGTGCCGCGGTGGCGGTAGGAACCCCGGCACTCTTCGCCGCGCTGATCTTTGGTTTCATCGGGAACCTCTTCGGCGGCCTCACCCACTACGCCTCCGGACCTGCTGGCGTGATTTACGGATCCGGGTTCGTAAAAACGACGGAGTGGTTCCGAGTCGGCTTCCTCATGAGCATCGTGTTTATCGCGGTGTGGGCCGTGGTCGGGGGCTTGTGGATGAAGCTCTTAGGGATGTGGTGA
- a CDS encoding ABC-2 family transporter permease produces MSSVRSKDMDCGAQGTVAASARASAVVSAWFSVWLRSPIWAAGAVALIISGLTMGLLVLSGPVSWERVLAHQNMWVVAIGPGFLAAVAAYICIVERNSARVLSVRAVDPSLKSAAGSLILLWWTLVLYLTHFLTALLCYWILTGLSLGSILDPVRDMLALTAICLAAAVGYIVCLRLVTEAAGPAAAVVTALIVVISGVLTAETSVWPFVPSAWLIRPTLTLLGTHANGTALGGEPVSGTGWAIALSIAIGLLLCFVRVALARWSEHRMRRAAIPHRNGRRIPPANYRERGSASARVSRITIPCGRSVCGAALRRSGIGVLVVACIAVIAWLRLYLTPDNTVLVFGLFILPLGCGILPTIAISRWQGGMRAVATRAPSVTTHALRLITIEGGIVVLAVIGSVLAAYGLTPTIGGLLRAIAALSIFGMMLLSFSTWLMSTAGTLLTLMITVAGTIAGLLVGGNQALRHQVGLFVPWSWAANLTDPSLLLTLVIAVLATAIFSAASIHRLAKNTSDMG; encoded by the coding sequence ATGAGCTCCGTCAGGTCAAAGGACATGGACTGCGGCGCACAGGGCACTGTCGCTGCCTCCGCTCGCGCTTCTGCTGTCGTCTCCGCTTGGTTTAGTGTCTGGTTGCGATCCCCCATTTGGGCCGCGGGGGCCGTGGCGCTAATTATCTCTGGTCTCACGATGGGCCTGCTGGTGTTGTCGGGACCAGTCTCATGGGAGAGGGTTCTAGCTCACCAAAACATGTGGGTCGTCGCGATTGGTCCCGGATTTCTCGCGGCCGTCGCGGCCTATATCTGCATCGTCGAAAGAAATTCTGCCCGCGTCTTATCTGTGCGGGCCGTTGATCCCTCGCTGAAGTCAGCAGCCGGGTCGCTGATTCTCCTGTGGTGGACGCTCGTCCTGTATCTCACGCATTTTCTGACAGCGCTACTGTGCTATTGGATCCTCACAGGTTTATCACTCGGCAGCATCCTCGATCCCGTACGGGACATGTTGGCACTCACTGCGATCTGCTTAGCAGCAGCCGTCGGATATATCGTTTGCCTGAGGCTGGTTACTGAAGCTGCTGGCCCAGCCGCAGCTGTTGTGACAGCTCTCATCGTTGTCATCAGTGGTGTGCTCACGGCCGAAACCTCTGTGTGGCCATTTGTGCCGTCAGCTTGGCTGATCAGGCCTACTCTTACGCTCCTGGGAACGCATGCGAATGGCACGGCGCTCGGTGGAGAACCCGTGTCGGGGACGGGGTGGGCGATAGCCTTGTCCATCGCGATTGGACTTCTCTTATGCTTCGTTCGCGTGGCGCTAGCAAGGTGGTCAGAGCACAGGATGCGTCGTGCGGCAATCCCCCATCGCAACGGGCGACGCATACCCCCGGCTAACTATCGGGAACGTGGATCAGCATCAGCACGTGTCTCGCGGATCACCATTCCATGCGGGCGTTCGGTCTGCGGTGCGGCGCTTCGGCGCTCCGGGATCGGAGTTCTCGTAGTTGCCTGCATCGCCGTGATCGCATGGCTGCGCCTATATCTCACACCTGACAACACGGTATTGGTGTTCGGTCTGTTTATTCTTCCCCTTGGGTGCGGCATTTTGCCGACCATCGCCATTTCTCGCTGGCAAGGCGGGATGCGGGCGGTCGCCACTCGTGCACCGTCGGTCACAACCCATGCTTTGCGACTGATCACAATTGAGGGGGGAATCGTTGTTCTTGCGGTGATCGGATCCGTACTTGCGGCGTACGGTCTCACGCCGACCATAGGCGGGCTCCTGCGCGCTATCGCGGCGCTTTCGATATTCGGCATGATGCTGCTGAGCTTCAGCACCTGGCTCATGTCTACCGCCGGAACACTTCTCACTCTTATGATCACGGTTGCGGGGACCATCGCGGGTCTGCTGGTTGGAGGAAACCAGGCGCTCCGGCATCAGGTTGGGTTGTTTGTCCCGTGGAGCTGGGCCGCGAACCTCACCGACCCTAGCCTCCTGTTGACACTGGTCATAGCCGTGCTCGCAACAGCGATCTTCAGCGCAGCCAGCATTCACAGACTCGCTAAAAACACTTCGGACATGGGATAG
- a CDS encoding sensor histidine kinase, whose product MAGRELCAAMRRTMPADRVLAGFGLLIAGLYWVIALSPDSHSQDLVDVVMAIVNTGLAICLLIRNVFPISVAVATGIWLAIMAGTDLLTVSPLSTSPLLITAPLVLLTLTRYAPSHVPGIIALVIGVVGSLISPVVQSAVAPGWAYAAHVAVLAVAYLWGRWRRQESEFRERELEANAELARAEERNRLIAELHDILGHSLTVIYAQANAQVARNSSDPDTRESLRAIRDVSKSALGDLRSLVGSTASTADSPPTSPPTGIVQIPNLLTSARMSGIEIRAQIPDGPGLLELNKEISPRTSLTITRCVQEGLTNVLRHGDSAHGIDIELSRDSRQIALRISNAIPQHHRERPGSSGLGLKNLRARVTALGGHIEIGQAERNQRMFEMKVYLPLEGASYGKS is encoded by the coding sequence ATGGCAGGACGAGAACTGTGTGCGGCCATGCGGCGCACCATGCCGGCGGACCGCGTGCTCGCGGGCTTCGGACTGTTGATCGCGGGGCTGTATTGGGTGATAGCACTGAGCCCGGATTCCCACTCGCAGGATTTGGTCGATGTGGTCATGGCGATTGTGAACACCGGGCTCGCAATCTGCCTTCTTATCCGCAATGTCTTTCCGATTTCGGTCGCGGTTGCCACCGGGATTTGGCTAGCAATTATGGCCGGCACCGACTTGCTGACCGTATCCCCTTTAAGCACCTCTCCGCTGCTCATCACCGCTCCACTAGTGCTGCTGACTCTCACCAGATACGCACCGTCTCATGTCCCGGGAATTATCGCGCTCGTGATCGGTGTGGTCGGAAGCCTTATCAGTCCTGTCGTGCAGAGCGCGGTGGCGCCGGGATGGGCATATGCCGCGCATGTTGCTGTCCTCGCTGTTGCGTATCTGTGGGGCCGTTGGCGCAGACAGGAGTCAGAATTTCGCGAACGCGAACTGGAAGCGAACGCGGAGCTTGCGAGGGCGGAGGAACGAAACCGACTCATCGCAGAGCTTCACGATATTCTCGGCCACAGCCTCACTGTGATCTATGCACAGGCCAATGCGCAGGTTGCCCGCAACAGTTCCGACCCGGACACTCGAGAATCCCTCCGTGCGATACGAGATGTCTCGAAGTCAGCTTTGGGTGACCTGAGATCGCTCGTGGGGTCAACCGCCTCAACTGCCGATTCTCCACCGACTTCTCCGCCAACCGGGATAGTCCAGATCCCGAATCTGCTCACATCGGCTCGGATGAGCGGGATTGAGATCAGGGCCCAGATTCCCGATGGACCTGGGCTCTTGGAGTTGAATAAAGAAATCTCTCCCCGGACGAGTCTTACTATTACTCGATGCGTCCAAGAAGGACTCACCAACGTTCTGAGGCACGGTGATTCAGCCCATGGCATCGATATTGAGTTATCTCGAGACTCGCGCCAGATAGCACTGCGTATTAGCAACGCCATTCCTCAGCATCACCGAGAGCGCCCTGGGTCCTCTGGTCTGGGTCTAAAAAATCTCCGGGCGCGGGTGACTGCGCTCGGAGGGC
- a CDS encoding ATP-binding cassette domain-containing protein, translated as MRQIWRRRGRQQVLRGVDLTMQPGTVTGLLGPNGAGKSTTLRTLLGLLPPESGTVTLFGEPWKRAALARIGASVDGPSFYAHLSARQNLAVHAKLIGVGGGAIEKALEVTGLTSVQHRRTRKFSTGMRSRLATAIALLGDPELVILDEPQNGLDPEGVREVRELVKALGRSGRTVLFSSHVLSEVAAVADQITCIVSGQTAYSGLLVNFAPDGDLERAYFAATSGVLA; from the coding sequence ATGAGGCAGATATGGAGACGCCGCGGACGCCAGCAGGTTCTTCGCGGTGTGGATCTTACGATGCAGCCGGGAACCGTCACGGGTTTGCTGGGCCCGAATGGCGCCGGAAAGTCGACGACGTTGCGTACACTTCTGGGGCTTCTACCCCCGGAGTCGGGAACGGTGACGCTATTTGGTGAGCCGTGGAAGCGGGCAGCACTGGCGCGAATTGGAGCGTCGGTTGACGGTCCCAGCTTCTACGCTCACCTCAGTGCCCGACAGAATCTCGCCGTGCACGCGAAGTTGATCGGCGTCGGTGGCGGGGCCATTGAGAAAGCCCTAGAGGTTACTGGTTTGACATCGGTTCAACACCGTCGCACCCGCAAGTTCTCCACGGGGATGCGAAGTCGTCTAGCAACCGCGATTGCTCTACTCGGAGACCCGGAACTCGTGATTCTCGATGAGCCGCAAAATGGTCTAGATCCAGAAGGGGTTCGGGAGGTGCGCGAGTTAGTTAAAGCGCTCGGGCGCAGCGGTCGGACGGTGTTGTTCTCTTCCCACGTGCTCAGCGAAGTTGCTGCGGTTGCCGACCAGATTACCTGCATTGTCTCCGGCCAAACCGCATATTCAGGTTTATTGGTGAATTTCGCGCCAGACGGTGACCTGGAGCGCGCATATTTTGCGGCGACGTCAGGAGTGCTCGCATGA
- a CDS encoding succinate dehydrogenase cytochrome b subunit encodes MAAVTQDTAGSAKGRARLSNFACKTIMAITGLIFAAFVFVHMIGNLKVFLGPDDFNAYAHWLRAGLEPLLPYEALLWIMRVVLLLCLIAHVGCSVVLAARARKARGPHRRKNMGLRSFTARTMLVTGIVLLAFIIFHILDLTTGTHPFASSGFEHATTAQSYAYENLIASFQRPLPAAFYILAMVILAAHISHGIWTAAHDLGVTGQRTRQVALVVSGAVAVLVMIANASIPVFVLLGVLQ; translated from the coding sequence ATGGCAGCTGTGACGCAGGATACAGCCGGGTCTGCGAAGGGGCGGGCGCGACTTTCTAATTTCGCGTGCAAAACGATCATGGCGATAACGGGGCTGATTTTTGCAGCATTCGTGTTCGTCCACATGATCGGCAATCTGAAGGTGTTTCTAGGCCCCGATGATTTCAACGCCTATGCGCATTGGTTGCGCGCAGGGCTTGAGCCGTTGCTACCCTACGAAGCTCTGCTGTGGATTATGCGGGTGGTGCTCCTGCTCTGCTTGATCGCGCATGTTGGGTGCTCGGTGGTGCTCGCGGCGCGGGCTCGCAAGGCGCGTGGTCCGCACCGCCGTAAAAACATGGGGTTGAGGTCATTTACCGCGCGGACGATGCTGGTCACCGGCATTGTGCTCTTAGCGTTCATCATCTTCCACATTCTCGATCTGACCACGGGCACTCACCCGTTTGCAAGCAGCGGGTTTGAACATGCGACAACAGCCCAGAGCTACGCCTACGAAAACTTAATTGCGAGTTTCCAAAGGCCTTTGCCGGCGGCGTTTTACATCCTCGCCATGGTCATCCTTGCCGCGCACATTTCCCACGGGATCTGGACCGCGGCGCACGACCTCGGCGTGACCGGTCAGCGGACCCGCCAGGTGGCCCTCGTGGTCTCGGGTGCGGTAGCTGTGCTGGTGATGATCGCGAACGCGTCGATTCCGGTATTCGTTTTGCTAGGGGTGTTGCAATGA
- a CDS encoding fumarate reductase/succinate dehydrogenase flavoprotein subunit has translation MQSMTDQLSQYRALGGELDGHVPTGDPVTAWDRRRFEYRLVSPANRRKFRVLVIGTGLAGAGCAAALGELGYQVDSFTFHDSPRRAHSVAAQGGINASRARKVDNDSLERFVKDTVKGGDFRGREADAFRLAQESCRVIDHMAAIGAPFAREYGGQLATRSFGGVQVSRTYYTRGQTGQQLQLAASQALQRQVSRGTVTLHTRTEMLDLIVTDGRARGIIVRDLLTGRIYPVTAHAVVIASGGYGNVFAKSTLAKNSNVTAAFRAHRRGALFASPSFIQFHPTALPISSPWQSKTILMSESLRNDGRIWVPKKPGDTRAPHDIPEQDRDYYLERRYPAFGNLTPRDVASRAARHEIDAGRGVGPLRNSVYLDLTQAVQRLGKNVITERYGNLLEMYENATGDDPYSVPMRIAPGAHFAMGGLWTDYDQMSNLDGLFVGGEASWSYHGANRLGANSLLSACVDGWFTLPYSVPNYLAGHLGESVLDEDHPAVLAALSDVQQQIDAFLAPGGTRSPDSIHRELGDILYRGCGVTRTADGLIQAIEEIEELRASYASQVKVIGSGDRLNQELERAGRVADYLDLAHLMCVDALDRDESCGAHFRAEHQTDSGEALRNDEEWCFVSAWEHAPDRLIRHAEPLTFTAVPLQTRNYA, from the coding sequence ATGCAGTCAATGACGGATCAGCTATCGCAATACCGAGCCCTCGGCGGTGAACTGGATGGCCACGTACCGACCGGTGACCCCGTCACAGCATGGGATCGTCGCCGGTTCGAGTACCGTCTGGTCTCTCCGGCAAACCGCCGAAAGTTTCGGGTACTGGTGATCGGCACCGGACTGGCAGGGGCGGGCTGCGCAGCCGCACTGGGCGAGCTCGGTTACCAGGTTGACTCCTTCACCTTCCACGATTCGCCGCGTCGCGCCCACAGCGTGGCCGCTCAGGGTGGGATCAACGCGTCGCGGGCTCGCAAAGTGGATAACGATTCACTGGAACGATTCGTCAAAGACACCGTTAAAGGTGGCGACTTCAGAGGCCGGGAAGCCGATGCATTTCGGCTGGCCCAAGAATCCTGTCGCGTGATCGACCATATGGCGGCAATTGGGGCACCCTTCGCCCGGGAATACGGCGGTCAGCTCGCCACCCGGTCTTTCGGCGGCGTCCAGGTGTCCCGCACGTACTACACCCGAGGTCAGACCGGTCAGCAGCTACAGCTTGCAGCCTCGCAGGCATTGCAACGGCAGGTGTCGCGCGGCACCGTGACGCTTCATACCCGCACGGAGATGCTGGATCTGATCGTTACCGACGGTCGAGCCCGCGGAATTATCGTGCGGGACCTGCTGACCGGGCGCATCTATCCGGTGACCGCTCACGCGGTGGTGATTGCCTCCGGCGGCTACGGCAACGTTTTCGCCAAATCCACCTTGGCGAAAAACTCCAATGTCACAGCGGCCTTTCGCGCCCACCGACGGGGCGCACTGTTCGCATCCCCGTCGTTCATTCAGTTCCATCCGACCGCGTTGCCGATTAGCTCACCGTGGCAATCCAAAACGATTTTGATGAGCGAATCACTGCGCAATGACGGTCGGATCTGGGTGCCGAAGAAGCCTGGTGATACCAGAGCTCCGCACGACATCCCAGAACAGGATCGCGATTACTACCTGGAACGTCGCTATCCGGCATTTGGAAATCTGACACCGCGCGATGTCGCCTCACGGGCCGCCCGGCATGAAATTGATGCGGGCCGAGGCGTGGGGCCTCTGCGCAACAGCGTGTACTTGGATCTCACGCAGGCGGTCCAGCGGCTCGGTAAAAATGTCATCACTGAGCGCTACGGCAACCTACTCGAAATGTACGAGAACGCAACCGGCGACGATCCGTACTCGGTGCCTATGCGCATCGCTCCGGGAGCGCATTTCGCCATGGGCGGCCTGTGGACGGACTACGACCAAATGTCGAACCTCGACGGCTTGTTCGTCGGTGGTGAAGCGAGCTGGTCCTATCATGGCGCAAATCGTCTGGGTGCAAACTCACTGCTGTCCGCATGCGTGGACGGATGGTTCACGCTCCCGTACAGCGTGCCCAATTATCTCGCCGGCCACCTCGGGGAATCAGTTCTCGACGAGGACCACCCCGCTGTGCTCGCGGCGCTCTCGGACGTTCAGCAGCAGATCGACGCGTTTCTTGCTCCGGGAGGAACCCGCTCCCCCGACTCTATTCATCGTGAGCTCGGAGACATCCTCTATCGCGGTTGCGGCGTTACTCGCACGGCCGACGGACTCATCCAGGCAATCGAGGAGATCGAGGAGTTGCGGGCATCGTATGCGTCGCAGGTCAAGGTGATCGGCTCCGGGGATCGCCTCAACCAGGAACTTGAACGTGCCGGCCGAGTGGCCGATTACCTCGACCTCGCTCATCTGATGTGCGTTGACGCATTGGACCGCGATGAGTCCTGCGGCGCACATTTCCGGGCTGAGCATCAAACCGACTCGGGTGAAGCACTTCGCAATGATGAGGAGTGGTGCTTTGTATCTGCGTGGGAACATGCACCCGACCGTTTGATTCGGCACGCTGAACCACTCACTTTCACAGCCGTCCCACTGCAGACGAGGAACTACGCATGA
- a CDS encoding succinate dehydrogenase/fumarate reductase iron-sulfur subunit has product MTRTLTLDIWRQTSSSNGHFETYRVDDASDDMSLLELLDRLNEQLVSDGHEPVVFDSDCREGICGTCGVTVDGVPHGPVPNTPSCKQHVRSLGSDHVRIEPFRSAAFPVVRDLAVDRSALDRVIAAGGHVAVDAGTAADADSVPITHDEAELGLDFAACIGCGACVAACPNGAANLFAGSKLMHLTFFPNAKQERGRRAQAIGDELEAEFGPCSVYGECVPVCPAGIPLSAVAAVNRERLRRVLRHKDD; this is encoded by the coding sequence ATGACCAGGACTCTTACGCTCGACATCTGGCGGCAAACATCGTCCAGTAACGGCCATTTTGAAACCTATCGGGTGGATGACGCCAGCGATGACATGTCGCTGCTGGAGCTACTTGACCGGCTCAACGAACAGTTGGTGTCCGATGGGCATGAACCTGTGGTCTTCGATTCTGACTGCCGCGAAGGGATCTGTGGAACCTGCGGCGTCACCGTGGATGGTGTTCCGCATGGTCCGGTTCCAAACACTCCCTCATGCAAACAGCATGTGCGCAGTTTAGGCAGTGACCACGTGCGGATTGAACCGTTCCGCTCGGCGGCATTCCCGGTTGTGCGTGACCTCGCCGTGGATCGTTCTGCCTTAGATCGAGTCATTGCGGCGGGCGGGCATGTTGCCGTAGACGCGGGAACCGCAGCCGACGCCGATAGCGTGCCCATCACCCATGACGAGGCGGAACTTGGTCTCGATTTTGCCGCCTGCATCGGCTGCGGCGCATGCGTAGCGGCCTGTCCAAATGGAGCCGCAAACCTGTTTGCCGGATCCAAACTTATGCATCTGACTTTCTTCCCCAATGCCAAACAGGAACGCGGCCGCCGGGCACAAGCGATTGGAGATGAGCTGGAGGCCGAGTTCGGTCCCTGCTCCGTCTACGGCGAATGCGTTCCAGTCTGCCCGGCAGGCATCCCGCTCAGTGCGGTCGCCGCAGTCAACCGGGAACGCTTGCGTCGTGTGCTGCGCCATAAAGATGATTAG